From one Branchiostoma floridae strain S238N-H82 chromosome 3, Bfl_VNyyK, whole genome shotgun sequence genomic stretch:
- the LOC118410743 gene encoding pterin-4-alpha-carbinolamine dehydratase-like: MRPLLVVTRPVLTRCYRFASKMASEAKRAKLTDSERESQLEPLMGKGWTMVDGRDAIYKEFLFKDFNQAFGFMSRVALRAEKMDHHPEWFNVYNKVQITLSTHDVSGLSGRDITLATFIEKAASSIQ; the protein is encoded by the exons ATGAGGCCCCTTCTCGTGGTGACCCGACCAGTGTTGACAAGGTGTTACCGTTTTGCAAGTAAAATG GCATCAGAGGCAAAGCGAGCAAAGTTGACGGACAGTGAGAGGGAGTCCCAGTTAGAACCACTGATGGGGAAGGGGTGGACCATGGTAGATGGTAGGGACGCCATCTACAAGGAGTTTCTCTTCAAAGACTTCAACCAG GCATTTGGCTTCATGTCTCGCGTGGCTCTCAGGGCAGAGAAGATGGACCACCACCCAGAGTGGTTCAATGTCTACAACAAAGTCCAGATCACGCTCAGCACCCACGATGTGTCAGGGTTGTCAGGGCGGGACATCACCCTGGCAACCTTTATAGAGAAGGCTGCATCCTCCATCCAGTGA